One part of the Paramormyrops kingsleyae isolate MSU_618 chromosome 2, PKINGS_0.4, whole genome shotgun sequence genome encodes these proteins:
- the nudt18 gene encoding 8-oxo-dGDP phosphatase NUDT18: MTYRSPLGVCEDTVEKILNGEGLEVKEFDSSPEEVHAVVLRKTVCYIVCAIIFNAKDEVLMVQEAKPECYKRWYLPAGRMEKAESIIEAMVREVKEESGLECQPITLLLIEEQGSQWIRFTFLAEATGGSLKTEAEADAESIQAQWWDRETPLQLRTNDILCLIDAGLKYREKPRFTPMLPIDLPCHVICQRLLLVFRDPDGELWILLSHKEDPRVPVAVCGRKYSLTWVVRRLARECMPSSPGLNLKPWGILGVQHNGRMPGKTDGICFNMLASVEQSADGGQSSHPPLLENPRFLWHKVVSPNIKEKINQRLTSRSVLPMYSLY; this comes from the exons aagACACAGTGGAGAAGATTTTAAATGGTGAAGGTCTAGAGGTGAAAGAATTTGACTCTTCCCCTGAAGAAGTTCATGCAGTGGTCCTAAGGAAGACCGTCTGTTACATTGTCTGTGCCATCATCTTCAATGCAAAG GACGAGGTGCTGATGGTGCAGGAGGCCAAACCGGAGTGCTACAAACGCTGGTACTTACCGGCGGGCCGCATGGAAAAGGCAGAGAGCATCATAGAGGCCATGGTCAGGGAGGTTAAGGAGGAGTCCGGCCTGGAATGCCAGCCAATCACCTTGCTTCTGATCGAAGAGCAGGGCTCACAGTGGATCAGATTCACCTTCTTGGCGGAAGCAACAG GAGGCTCTTTGAAGACAGAAGCAGAAGCTGATGCAGAGTCGATCCAGGCTCAGTGGTGGGACAGGGAGACCCCCCTGCAACTCAGGACCAATGACATCCTGTGCCTGATAGACGCCGGCCTGAAGTACAGGGAGAAGCCTCGGTTTACGCCAATGCTGCCTATCGACCTCCCCTGCCACGTCATCTGCCAGAGACTGTTACTCGTATTCCGCGACCCCGACGGAGAGCTCTGGATTCTGCTGAGCCACAAGGAAGATCCCCGCGTCCCCGTCGCCGTGTGCGGCAGGAAGTACTCGCTGACATGGGTCGTGCGCAGGCTGGCGCGGGAGTGCATGCCGTCCTCGCCGGGCCTCAACCTCAAACCCTGGGGCATCCTGGGAGTGCAGCATAACGGCAGGATGCCCGGGAAGACAGATGGGATCTGTTTCAACATGCTGGCGTCGGTGGAGCAGAGTGCCGACGGTGGCCAATCCAGCCACCCTCCATTGCTAGAGAATCCCAGATTTCTGTGGCACAAGGTGGTCAGTCCTAATATAAAAGAGAAGATTAATCAGAGACTGACATCACGGTCTGTACTTCCCATGTACAGCCTTTATTAA